In Arachis hypogaea cultivar Tifrunner chromosome 17, arahy.Tifrunner.gnm2.J5K5, whole genome shotgun sequence, a single window of DNA contains:
- the LOC112766202 gene encoding la-related protein 1C, whose product MVTSAADSSSNHHSPIVAAATTTNVPTSNLNFPRKNLPSPWAQVVRGPDVEPPSAAVHELLSPSSCSSSSATDQLLQSSDPSPLVESSNSDGATAAAASVDSLDADKAGNNAGGPKKPAWRRQSNGVEDACAVKVMDAVSWPALSDSTKPTTKLSPEASSSKTAFDGSQPTPRGPVALHSPRKQGVGNARPNPASVYGGAGRQRLIIKRGGGNVNGNGNGAGPVQAMRSFSAPPPPPPPPPFPVIQMPPTSFPNGVAGVAALVPRDPYRNSSWGARSSVGSFVPPMIEHRSPSRRVNFGHHPRTGGSFHNYGSRSDQDRQNYAHTRDPQLHPPRMFPTRAMSPLPPNTPSFAGPQPIPPFVNHAGFPEYCYFPTLQFEPFGGMPFFTHGPPAAMFYPVAETSLVNAIVKQIDYYFSDTNLVKDEFLRSNMDDQGFVPIRLVASFRRVKSLTSNVELIIDSLRISTIIEVKGDKLRRRKDWMKWLPSPLNRADFGSTSMGGSSYNNSATDFENITLDKTTVDRLNSNSITTSDGNVNEESSSSYQFHNHDAMLSSN is encoded by the exons ATGGTTACCAGCGCGGCTGATTCTTCCTCTAACCACCACTCTCCCATTGTTGCTGCCGCCACAACCACAAATGTTCCCACCAGTAACCTTAATTTCCCGCGAAAAAACCTGCCTTCTCCTTGGGCTCAAGTCGTTCGCGGCCCCGACGTTGAGCCACCCTCCGCCGCCGTCCACGAATTGCTGTCGCCATCGTCTTGCTCGTCCTCCTCTGCAACCGACCAACTGCTGCAATCCTCCGATCCCTCGCCGCTGGTTGAAAGTTCTAATTCCGATGGCGCCACCGCGGCTGCAGCAAGTGTAGATAGCTTGGATGCTGATAAGGCGGGCAATAATGCGGGTGGACCTAAGAAACCCGCGTGGAGGAGGCAATCCAACGGCGTAGAAGATGCTTGTGCTGTGAAGGTAATGGACGCTGTTTCTTGGCCCGCTTTGTCAGATTCCACCAAGCCTACCACTAAGTTGTCACCTGAGGCCTCATCTTCCAAGACTGCTTTTGATGGATCGCAACCTACTCCTCGG GGTCCGGTTGCTTTACACTCTCCTCGAAAGCAAGGAGTTGGCAATGCAAGACCTAATCCAGCATCAGTTTATGGTGGGGCTGGTAGACAAAGACTAATAATAAAGCGTGGAGGCGGCAATGTCAATGGCAATGGCAATGGTGCTGGCCCTGTTCAAGCAATGAGGAGCTTCTctgctcctcctcctccaccaccaccacccccttTTCCTGTAATTCAGATGCCTCCAACTAGCTTTCCTAATGGGGTAGCAGGGGTGGCAGCCCTTGTTCCAAGAGATCCTTACAGGAATAGTAGCTGGGGTGCAAGGTCTTCGGTTGGGAGTTTCGTGCCACCAATGATTGAACATAGGAGTCCATCTCGCAGGGTAAATTTTGGGCATCATCCACGTACTGGTGGTTCTTTTCATAATTATGGCAGCCGGAGTGATCAGGATCGCCAAAATTATGCACATACCAGAGATCCTCAGTTACACCCGCCAAGGATGTTTCCAACACGAGCAATGAGCCCGCTTCCACCTAATACCCCTTCATTTGCAGGTCCTCAGCCTATACCACCGTTTGTAAACCATGCTGGCTTTCCTG AATATTGTTATTTTCCAACGTTACAATTTGAACCATTTGGGGGTATGCCATTCTTTACCCATGGACCTCCTGCTGCAATGTTCTATCCTGTTGCAGAAACTTCTCTTGTCAATGCAATAGTCAAgcaaattgattattattttag TGATACTAATTTAGTGAAAGATGAGTTTTTACGTTCTAACATGGATGATCAGGGCTTTGTTCCAATTAGATTGGTTGCAAGCTTTCGTCGT GTTAAAAGTTTGACAAGCAATGTTGAGTTGATTATAGATTCATTGAGAATATCTACTATTATAGAAGTGAAG GGTGATAAGTTGAGGAGgcggaaggattggatgaagtgGCTGCCCTCTCCTTTGAATCGGGCAGATTTTGGTTCAACATCTATGGGTGGATCAAGTTATAATAACTCGGCAACTGATTTTGAAAATATCACTTTGGATAAGACCACTGTGGATAGACTTAATTCCAATTCTATCACAACCAGTGATGGCAATGTGAATGAAGAGTCCTCTAGTTCGTATCAATTCCATAATCATGATGCTATGCTTAGCAGCAATTAA
- the LOC140180674 gene encoding uncharacterized protein, translated as MVEGSPEDFNQSSSGAQLGSMDVHQIASLLNQLSILQAQISKVGSSSILDPSSPYFIHPGESPGLPLISITLNANNYHSWSRSVLLALKSKNKLKFIDGSIKKPDPTDALFEAWERYNTFIVSWINLSLSSEISKSMIWNNKVASDLWKDLEHRYYQGDKFRVAELEEEMYQMRQGELTITTYFTKLKAIWEQLNEFRPIPNCVVCAKDCKCGLAKMRAYREESYTVRFLRGEQYLNVKSKIMLMNPIPDINTTFSLLAQQDRQFGNLDLIDSKILLNNARINYLDGSGNRGQGREENRGGQTNGRGRGRGTNMQYTFCEKMGHIVDTCYKKHGFPPHLRQRQQGNINQMMTAE; from the coding sequence ATGGTTGAAGGAAGTCCAGAGGATTTCAATCAATCTTCTAGTGGAGCGCAACTGGGATCCATGGATGTGCATCAAATTGCAAGCTTGCTTAATCAATTGTCCATATTACAAGCTCAAATCTCCAAAGTTGGTTCAAGTTCGATTTTAGATCCCTCAAGTCCCTACTTCATACATCCTGGTGAGAGTCCTGGTTTGCCTCTGATATCAATTACTCTAAATGCAAATAATTACCATAGCTGGAGTAGATCAGTGTTGTTAGCATTAAAATCAAAGAATAAATTGAAGTTCATAGATGGTTCAATAAAGAAGCCAGATCCAACAGATGCATTAtttgaggcatgggagagatacaataCATTTATTGTCTCGTGGATTAATTTGTCTTTGAGTTCTGAAATTTCCAAAAGTATGATTTGGAATAATAAAGTTGCCTCTGATCTGTGGAAAGATTTGGAACATAGATATTATCAGGGGGATAAGTTTCGAGTGGCTGAGTTAGAGGAAGAGATGTACCAAATGAGACAAGGCGAATTGACAATTACAACATACTTTACAAAGTTGAAGGCAATTTGGGAGCAATTAAATGAATTCAGACCAATTCCTAATTGTGTAGTGTGTGCTAAGGACTGTAAGTGTGGCTTGGCTAAAATGAGAGCATACAGAGAAGAGAGTTACACAGTGAGGTTTCTAAGAGGCGAACAATATTTGAATGTAAAATCCAAAATCATGCTTATGAACCCTATTCCTGACATAAACACCACATTTTCTTTGCTCGCTCAACAAGACAGGCAGTTTGGCAATCTGGATTTGATTGACTCCAAAATCTTACTGAATAATGCAAGAATAAACTACTTAGATGGCTCAGGAAATAGAGGCCAAGGAAGAGAAGAAAACAGAGGTGGTCAGACAAATGGAAGAGGCAGGGGTAGGGGCACCAATATGCAGTACACTTTCTGCGAGAAAATGGGACATATTGTGGACACATGCTACAAAAAGCATGGATTTCCTCCACACTTAAGACAGCGGCAACAAGGCAATATCAATCAAATGATGACTGCTGAGTAA